From one Streptomyces sp. CA-210063 genomic stretch:
- a CDS encoding ATP-binding protein, whose amino-acid sequence MQLEIRPDPSEVGRARRWARSRLAGAGIGVDEPLAETLILLVSELVTNAVVHTGRPAVLRLLLSGLRDGSIGKVRLEVADTSACPPTPRCADGDETGGRGLALVEVLADRWGWSYEGVGKHIWCELDRVVPGVAGAVGVSDASGGAPAAGGGVVTPAVYPACSAVTGVAAVTREGLAVREGLAYEVV is encoded by the coding sequence GTGCAGCTGGAGATCCGGCCCGACCCCTCAGAGGTGGGTCGTGCGCGGAGATGGGCCCGTTCACGGCTCGCCGGGGCCGGGATAGGAGTTGACGAACCGCTCGCCGAGACGCTGATCCTCCTCGTCTCCGAGCTGGTCACCAACGCGGTCGTCCACACCGGGCGTCCGGCGGTGCTGCGGTTGCTGCTGTCCGGCCTCCGGGACGGCTCGATCGGCAAGGTCCGCCTCGAAGTCGCCGACACCAGCGCGTGCCCGCCGACACCGCGGTGCGCCGACGGTGACGAGACGGGCGGGCGTGGCCTTGCCCTCGTCGAGGTCCTCGCCGACCGCTGGGGCTGGTCCTACGAGGGCGTCGGCAAGCACATCTGGTGCGAGCTGGACCGGGTCGTGCCGGGGGTGGCCGGGGCGGTGGGTGTCTCGGATGCGTCCGGTGGGGCGCCGGCTGCGGGGGGCGGGGTAGTCACCCCTGCCGTCTATCCGGCGTGCAGCGCGGTGACGGGGGTCGCGGCGGTGACTCGGGAGGGGCTGGCGGTGCGCGAGGGGTTGGCGTACGAGGTGGTCTAG
- a CDS encoding cyclase family protein, whose translation MSSPTEFTAFTDIAKRVNNWGRWGPDDEIGTLNLITDEVVREAAAAVRSGRRVPLALPLRQDGVQTGMMPGRVNPLHTMVQINQEIFGPGTVACSDDVVTMGLQAATHWDALPHVSHSGRIYNGRPADTITPHGGATFAGIDKARHIVSRGVLLDIPRALGRSDDRLPGDHAVIPEDLDAAEELAGTRVRAGDIVLVRTGQIRTYLAGDKHAYAFPSPGLSLRAPEWFHARDVAAVANDTLTFEIFPPEIEGLWLPVHALHLVEMGMPQGQNWNLEELSTACGQLGRYDFLLSAMPEPFVGATGTPVAPVALL comes from the coding sequence ATGTCATCGCCCACGGAGTTCACCGCGTTCACCGACATCGCCAAGCGCGTGAACAACTGGGGGCGTTGGGGTCCGGACGACGAGATCGGCACCCTCAACCTGATCACCGACGAGGTCGTACGGGAGGCCGCGGCCGCCGTCCGTTCCGGCCGTCGCGTGCCGCTCGCGTTGCCGCTGCGACAGGACGGCGTGCAGACGGGGATGATGCCGGGCCGGGTGAACCCCCTGCACACCATGGTGCAGATCAACCAGGAGATCTTCGGCCCGGGCACGGTCGCGTGCAGCGACGACGTCGTGACGATGGGGCTCCAGGCGGCCACCCACTGGGACGCGCTGCCCCATGTCTCGCACTCGGGCCGGATCTACAACGGCCGCCCGGCGGACACGATCACCCCGCACGGCGGCGCGACCTTCGCCGGTATCGACAAGGCACGGCACATCGTCTCGCGCGGTGTCCTTCTGGACATTCCGCGAGCCCTGGGCCGTAGCGACGACCGCCTCCCCGGCGATCACGCGGTCATCCCCGAAGACCTGGACGCGGCCGAGGAGTTGGCGGGCACCCGGGTCCGCGCGGGCGACATCGTCCTCGTCCGCACCGGGCAGATCCGGACCTACCTCGCCGGCGACAAGCACGCATACGCCTTCCCGTCACCGGGGCTCTCGCTCCGCGCCCCGGAGTGGTTCCACGCGCGCGATGTCGCCGCCGTCGCCAATGACACCCTGACGTTCGAGATCTTCCCGCCGGAGATCGAGGGTCTGTGGCTGCCGGTGCACGCGCTCCACCTGGTCGAGATGGGCATGCCGCAGGGGCAGAACTGGAATCTGGAAGAGTTGTCCACAGCCTGTGGACAACTTGGGCGGTACGACTTCCTGCTCTCGGCGATGCCCGAGCCGTTCGTCGGCGCCACGGGCACGCCGGTGGCGCCGGTCGCCCTCTTGTGA
- a CDS encoding SDR family NAD(P)-dependent oxidoreductase, which produces MGNFLAGKVVAVTGAGRGIGRAVALGAAAEGARVVVNDYGVSVDGSEPTSSVAETVVKEIEAAGGEAVAVADDISTMAGGQRVVDTAVTTYGRIDGVVCVAGILRERMLFNMTEEEWDPVIATHLKGTFTVFRAASAVMRKQRAGTLIGFTSGNHQGSVSQANYSAAKGGIISLVRSAALGLHRYGVTANAVAPVARTRMSAGVPVELTEIGEPEDVAAFVVFLLSDRARARGERITGQVYTVAGPKIAVWAQPGELRSAYADGGWTPERIAEVLPGAVGVDPMPMLERVEGMARAATAGERPNAGA; this is translated from the coding sequence GTGGGAAACTTCTTGGCAGGGAAGGTCGTCGCCGTCACGGGTGCGGGGCGGGGGATCGGCCGGGCGGTCGCCCTCGGCGCCGCCGCCGAGGGGGCGCGGGTCGTCGTCAACGACTACGGCGTGTCCGTCGACGGCTCCGAGCCCACCAGTTCCGTCGCCGAGACCGTCGTCAAGGAGATCGAGGCGGCCGGGGGCGAGGCGGTCGCCGTCGCCGACGACATCTCCACGATGGCGGGCGGACAGCGGGTCGTCGACACGGCCGTCACGACGTACGGGCGGATCGACGGGGTCGTGTGCGTCGCCGGGATCCTGCGGGAACGGATGCTGTTCAACATGACCGAGGAGGAGTGGGATCCGGTGATCGCCACTCATCTGAAGGGCACGTTCACGGTGTTCCGGGCCGCGTCAGCCGTCATGCGGAAGCAGCGGGCCGGGACCTTGATCGGGTTCACCAGCGGCAACCACCAGGGGTCCGTCTCGCAGGCCAACTACAGCGCGGCCAAGGGCGGGATCATCTCGCTGGTGCGGAGCGCCGCGCTCGGGCTGCACCGGTACGGGGTGACCGCGAACGCGGTGGCGCCGGTCGCGCGGACGCGGATGTCCGCCGGGGTGCCGGTCGAGTTGACGGAGATCGGTGAGCCGGAGGATGTGGCGGCGTTCGTGGTGTTCCTGCTGTCGGATCGGGCTCGGGCTCGGGGGGAGCGGATCACCGGGCAGGTGTACACGGTCGCCGGGCCGAAGATCGCGGTGTGGGCGCAGCCGGGGGAGCTGCGCTCGGCGTATGCGGACGGGGGCTGGACTCCGGAGCGGATCGCGGAGGTTCTGCCGGGGGCGGTGGGGGTGGATCCGATGCCGATGTTGGAGCGGGTGGAGGGGATGGCTCGGGCGGCGACCGCCGGGGAGCGGCCGAACGCGGGTGCCTAG
- a CDS encoding acyl-CoA dehydrogenase family protein produces MDFGFSDEDEAFRAEARAWLGAHAGVGEDRRAWERTLGAAGWIGIGWGEGGYGNRTATLIQQVVWAEEYARAGVPARSGHIGEKLLAPTLIAYGSEEQKGRFLPAIARGEELWCQGYSEPGAGSDLAGVRTKAERAADGSYRVTGQKIWTSLAHEADWCFVLARTEAGSRRHHGLSLLLVPMDQPGRIEVRPIRQMTGTSEFNEVFFDGAHARAEHVVGGEGNGWRVAMGLLGFERGVSTLAQQIGFEKELGDVVRAAVDSGAADDPVVRDRLVRQWAELRVMRWNALRTLGGLEGGAEPGAPSVAKLLWGRWHRRLGELAMEVRGAGAAVGPREWSVEEPYALDPFQHLFLFSRADTIYGGSDEVQRTIIAERVLGLPKEPRG; encoded by the coding sequence ATGGACTTCGGGTTCAGTGACGAGGACGAGGCGTTCCGGGCGGAAGCGAGGGCGTGGCTGGGGGCGCACGCCGGGGTGGGGGAGGACAGGCGGGCCTGGGAACGGACGCTGGGGGCCGCCGGGTGGATCGGGATCGGCTGGGGCGAGGGCGGGTACGGGAATCGGACCGCCACGCTCATTCAGCAGGTTGTCTGGGCCGAGGAGTACGCGCGGGCCGGGGTGCCCGCGCGGTCGGGGCATATCGGGGAGAAGCTGCTGGCGCCGACCCTGATCGCCTATGGAAGCGAGGAGCAGAAGGGGCGGTTTCTGCCGGCGATCGCGCGGGGCGAGGAGCTCTGGTGCCAGGGGTACAGCGAGCCGGGGGCCGGGTCGGATCTCGCCGGCGTACGGACGAAGGCGGAGCGGGCGGCGGACGGGTCGTACCGCGTCACCGGGCAGAAGATCTGGACCTCGCTGGCGCATGAGGCCGACTGGTGTTTTGTGCTGGCCCGTACCGAGGCGGGGTCCAGGCGCCACCACGGGCTGTCGCTGCTGCTCGTGCCGATGGACCAGCCGGGGCGGATCGAGGTACGGCCGATCCGGCAGATGACCGGGACGAGCGAGTTCAACGAGGTGTTCTTCGACGGGGCGCACGCCCGCGCGGAGCACGTGGTCGGCGGCGAGGGGAACGGCTGGCGGGTCGCCATGGGGCTCCTCGGCTTCGAGCGCGGAGTGTCGACCCTCGCCCAACAGATCGGGTTCGAGAAGGAGTTGGGGGACGTCGTACGGGCTGCCGTGGACAGCGGGGCCGCGGACGATCCCGTCGTACGCGACCGTCTCGTACGGCAGTGGGCCGAGCTGCGCGTGATGCGGTGGAACGCCCTGCGGACGCTCGGGGGGCTGGAGGGAGGCGCGGAGCCGGGTGCGCCGAGTGTGGCCAAGTTGCTGTGGGGGCGGTGGCATCGGCGGCTCGGGGAGCTGGCGATGGAGGTGCGGGGCGCGGGGGCGGCGGTCGGGCCACGGGAGTGGTCGGTGGAGGAGCCGTACGCACTCGATCCGTTCCAGCATCTGTTCCTGTTCAGCCGGGCCGACACCATCTACGGCGGTTCGGACGAGGTGCAGCGCACGATCATCGCCGAGCGGGTGCTCGGTCTGCCGAAGGAGCCGAGAGGCTGA
- a CDS encoding Zn-dependent alcohol dehydrogenase yields MRGVVFDGTRAEVVDDLDVRDPGPGEVRVAVSAAGLCHSDLSVVDGTIPFPVPVVLGHEGAGVVEAVGAGVRHVRPGDHVALSTLANCGACADCDRGRPTMCRRAIGRPTRPFSRGGREVFQFAANSAFAEKTVVKAVQAVRIPDDIPLTSAALIGCGVLTGVGAVLNRARVDRGDGVVVIGAGGIGLNVVQGARIAGATRIVAVDANAEKEGVARRFGATHFLTSVEGVRDILPTGADHAFECVGRVELIRQAIDMLDRRGQAVLLGVPAATAEASFLVSSLYLDKSILGCRYGSSRPQRDIALYAELYREGRLLLDELVTATYPVEDFAKAAEDAGEGRVARAVLTF; encoded by the coding sequence ATGCGCGGAGTGGTGTTCGACGGGACGCGGGCCGAGGTCGTCGACGACCTGGACGTACGGGACCCGGGACCGGGCGAGGTGCGGGTGGCCGTGTCGGCCGCCGGGCTCTGCCACAGCGACCTGTCGGTGGTGGACGGGACCATACCCTTCCCCGTTCCCGTGGTGTTGGGGCATGAGGGAGCGGGGGTCGTCGAGGCGGTGGGCGCGGGGGTCCGGCATGTCCGGCCTGGGGACCATGTCGCCCTGTCCACCCTCGCCAACTGCGGGGCCTGCGCCGACTGCGACCGGGGGCGGCCGACCATGTGCCGTCGGGCGATCGGGCGGCCCACGCGGCCGTTCTCGCGGGGCGGGCGGGAGGTGTTCCAGTTCGCCGCGAACTCCGCCTTCGCGGAGAAGACGGTGGTCAAGGCCGTGCAGGCCGTACGGATACCGGACGACATTCCGCTGACCTCCGCCGCGCTGATCGGGTGCGGGGTGTTGACCGGAGTCGGGGCGGTGCTCAACCGGGCCCGGGTCGACCGGGGGGACGGCGTCGTCGTGATCGGGGCGGGGGGTATCGGGCTCAACGTCGTACAGGGCGCGCGGATCGCGGGGGCCACGCGGATCGTCGCCGTGGACGCCAACGCGGAGAAGGAGGGGGTGGCGCGGCGGTTCGGGGCCACGCACTTCCTGACCTCCGTGGAGGGCGTGCGCGACATCCTTCCCACGGGCGCCGACCATGCCTTCGAGTGCGTCGGCCGCGTCGAACTCATCCGCCAGGCGATCGACATGCTGGACCGGCGGGGCCAGGCCGTGCTGCTGGGTGTTCCGGCCGCCACCGCCGAGGCGTCCTTCCTCGTCTCCTCCCTCTACCTGGACAAGTCGATTCTGGGCTGCCGGTACGGGTCGTCGCGGCCGCAGCGGGACATCGCGCTGTACGCCGAGCTGTACCGGGAGGGGCGGCTGCTGCTGGACGAGCTGGTCACGGCCACGTATCCGGTGGAGGACTTCGCGAAGGCGGCGGAGGACGCGGGGGAGGGGCGGGTGGCACGGGCGGTGCTGACCTTCTGA
- a CDS encoding class I SAM-dependent methyltransferase, with the protein MNAKGDTTWLNWTLYADHGPNESVLGPVAGRRVLELGSGSGSNLTHLVTLGATGLGVDVAPVRETVARERWGDLSGLEFRTAEATAFLNETDETFDVVLSIFGAVWFVDPDTLLPLIRSRMAPGGILAFSHLPPGSQEPKPAKAGLRHDRTPDEWERILTGHGFSHVCVSLIDPPDGRAVGTMLVRALAA; encoded by the coding sequence GTGAACGCCAAGGGTGATACGACCTGGCTGAACTGGACCCTGTACGCCGATCACGGGCCGAACGAGAGCGTTCTCGGTCCCGTGGCCGGACGCCGGGTGCTGGAACTCGGCTCGGGGAGCGGCAGCAACCTCACACATCTGGTGACGCTTGGTGCGACAGGACTGGGCGTGGATGTAGCCCCCGTCCGCGAGACGGTCGCGCGGGAGCGCTGGGGCGATCTGTCGGGCCTTGAGTTCCGTACGGCGGAGGCGACGGCGTTCCTGAACGAGACGGACGAGACATTCGATGTAGTGCTCTCGATCTTCGGCGCTGTGTGGTTCGTCGATCCGGACACCCTGCTCCCGCTGATCCGCTCGCGTATGGCGCCGGGCGGCATCCTGGCCTTCTCGCATTTGCCTCCAGGCAGTCAGGAGCCCAAGCCTGCCAAAGCCGGACTGCGGCACGACCGCACCCCGGATGAGTGGGAGCGCATCCTGACGGGGCACGGCTTCTCTCACGTGTGCGTGTCTCTGATCGACCCTCCAGACGGCAGGGCAGTGGGCACGATGCTTGTCCGTGCCTTGGCGGCCTGA
- a CDS encoding GlxA family transcriptional regulator, which yields MPQSLARHRVVVLALDGLLPFELGIPQRIFGKARDTALRPLYDVVTCSVRPPGRVETDADFAVLVPNGPETLATADTVVVPAAYEYGPVYEDGVLTPELAAALAHIRPGTRLVSICTGGYVLAAAGLLDGRPATTHWYHAEHFQRLFPKVRLDADVLFVDDGDVLTSAGVAAGIDLCLHLVRRDHGTGVANDVARRTLVPPHRDGGQAQYIERPLPEPQTATTTAARAWALGRLHEPIQLRDMAEQESMSVRTFTRRFREEVGISPGQWLTQQRVERARHLLESTDLSMDQVAHDAGFGTAQSMRQHLQGALGVTPTAYRRTFRTEGARRYEGAP from the coding sequence ATGCCCCAGTCCCTGGCCCGCCACCGCGTCGTCGTCCTCGCCCTCGACGGGCTGCTCCCCTTCGAACTGGGCATTCCGCAGCGCATCTTCGGCAAGGCGCGGGACACGGCCCTGCGACCGCTGTACGACGTCGTCACCTGCTCGGTCCGGCCGCCCGGCCGAGTGGAGACGGACGCCGACTTCGCCGTCCTCGTCCCGAACGGCCCGGAGACCCTCGCCACCGCCGACACGGTCGTCGTCCCCGCCGCGTACGAATACGGCCCGGTCTACGAGGACGGCGTCCTCACCCCCGAACTGGCCGCCGCCCTCGCCCACATCCGCCCCGGCACCCGGCTGGTCTCCATCTGCACCGGTGGCTACGTCCTGGCCGCGGCGGGTCTTCTGGACGGCCGCCCGGCGACCACGCACTGGTACCACGCCGAGCACTTCCAGCGGCTCTTCCCGAAGGTCCGGCTCGACGCGGACGTCCTCTTCGTCGACGACGGCGATGTCCTCACCTCGGCGGGCGTCGCGGCCGGGATCGACCTGTGCCTGCATCTCGTACGCCGCGACCACGGCACCGGCGTCGCCAACGACGTGGCCCGGCGTACGCTCGTACCGCCGCACCGGGACGGCGGACAGGCCCAGTACATCGAACGCCCGCTGCCCGAGCCGCAGACCGCGACGACGACCGCAGCCCGCGCCTGGGCCCTGGGCCGCCTCCACGAGCCGATCCAACTCCGCGACATGGCCGAACAGGAGTCCATGTCCGTCCGCACCTTCACCCGCCGCTTCCGCGAGGAGGTCGGCATCAGCCCCGGCCAGTGGCTCACCCAGCAACGCGTCGAACGCGCCCGCCACCTCCTGGAATCCACCGACCTCTCCATGGACCAGGTGGCCCACGACGCGGGCTTCGGCACGGCCCAGTCGATGCGCCAGCATCTACAGGGAGCACTGGGGGTAACCCCGACGGCGTACCGGCGGACCTTCAGGACAGAGGGGGCTCGACGGTACGAGGGCGCCCCGTGA
- a CDS encoding MFS transporter produces the protein MTQTAASTVAAGQEPTESRSAGRIHRAWFVAAVTFVTIIGAAAFRSLPGLLIDPLHQEFDWSRGTIASAVSINLALYGLTAPFAAALMDRFGIRRVVAVALTVIAVGAGTTVWMTSPWQLMLCWGLLVGLGSGSMALAFAATVTNRWFTERRGLVSGILTAASASGQLIFLPLLSWIVSERGWRPASVTVALAALAVVPFVWLLLRDHPADVGLKPYGAKEFVPKPAPVPGAARRAVKVLFSAMRTGPFWLLAGTFAICGASTNGLIQTHFIPAAHDHGMPITAAASLLAVIGVFDVLGTIASGWFTDRYDSRRLLAVYYAFRGISLLFLPILLAPAVHLPMIFFIVFYGLDWVATVPPTMALCREHYGDDSAIVFGWVLASHQVGAALVAFFGGLARDIFGSYDVVWYASGALCAAAALMALVIRRRPAGTASAAVA, from the coding sequence ATGACCCAGACAGCCGCCAGTACGGTCGCAGCAGGCCAGGAACCCACCGAGTCGCGCTCCGCCGGCAGGATCCACCGCGCCTGGTTCGTCGCCGCCGTAACCTTCGTGACGATCATCGGGGCGGCGGCCTTCCGCTCGCTGCCGGGTCTGCTGATCGATCCGCTGCACCAGGAGTTCGACTGGTCGCGCGGCACGATCGCGTCGGCCGTGTCGATCAACCTGGCGCTGTACGGCCTGACGGCCCCCTTCGCCGCCGCACTGATGGACCGCTTCGGTATCCGCCGGGTGGTCGCGGTCGCGCTGACGGTGATCGCGGTCGGGGCCGGTACGACGGTGTGGATGACCTCGCCCTGGCAACTGATGCTCTGCTGGGGGCTGTTGGTGGGGCTCGGCTCCGGCTCGATGGCGCTGGCCTTCGCGGCGACGGTCACCAACCGCTGGTTCACGGAACGGCGCGGCCTCGTCTCGGGCATCCTGACCGCCGCCTCCGCCTCAGGGCAGCTGATCTTCCTCCCTCTGCTGTCGTGGATCGTCTCCGAGCGCGGCTGGCGGCCCGCCTCCGTCACCGTCGCCCTCGCCGCCCTGGCCGTCGTCCCCTTCGTATGGCTGCTGCTGCGGGACCATCCGGCGGACGTGGGGCTGAAGCCGTACGGCGCGAAGGAGTTCGTGCCGAAGCCGGCGCCCGTGCCGGGGGCGGCGCGGCGGGCGGTGAAGGTGCTCTTCTCGGCGATGCGGACCGGGCCGTTCTGGCTCCTCGCCGGGACCTTCGCGATCTGCGGGGCCTCCACCAACGGCCTCATCCAGACCCACTTCATCCCCGCCGCCCACGACCACGGCATGCCCATCACCGCGGCGGCCTCCCTGCTGGCGGTCATCGGGGTCTTCGACGTCCTCGGCACGATCGCCTCCGGCTGGTTCACCGACCGCTACGATTCCCGGCGCCTGCTGGCCGTGTACTACGCCTTCCGAGGCATCTCGCTCCTCTTCCTCCCCATTCTGCTGGCCCCCGCCGTGCACCTCCCGATGATCTTCTTCATCGTCTTCTACGGCCTCGACTGGGTCGCCACCGTCCCGCCCACCATGGCCCTGTGCCGCGAGCACTACGGCGACGACAGCGCCATCGTCTTCGGCTGGGTCCTCGCCTCGCACCAGGTCGGCGCCGCCCTCGTCGCCTTCTTCGGCGGTCTCGCCCGCGACATCTTCGGCTCGTACGACGTCGTCTGGTACGCCTCGGGCGCGCTGTGCGCGGCGGCGGCGCTGATGGCGCTGGTGATCCGGCGACGGCCGGCCGGGACGGCGAGCGCGGCGGTCGCCTGA
- a CDS encoding tetratricopeptide repeat protein, which translates to MTVYQGGAAPDPDSLYDVFLCYTWADGKEWADDMYTALSARGLDVFQDDLSVPEWAEDEMLPSVKAALLGSRVLVPLLTPCFDDSDHCWSELHLALSCGKALGGTAMRRIMPLTWKVPPAKVRPKALKKRKLTREGRSVEELADHVAHVVGEVREADDRRFGDAMTDGQSWIADELTGESGFVGRRKELWALHDALQEPGGTLDRGAPIVSVRGLGGSGKTTLCKQYGRWAARDHPGGVFVVELSGSDPLGRHDSGAVQAGFHTEMRRIAARLSLSGRAGTDEELRQLVGRHLSGLPPYLWIVDDLPASVSLREHPYLLAPSPNGRSLVTTRGSVRGTSRTEIVLSGLGPRPGLRLLTAHRGPDQEDIEERNAARGIVADLRAHPLALQITAGLTTAEGFTGYRSLLADLREDAGPVLELAEHLGHDLPAETARPLSGVLLRAFDALPAPAVRLLAAASVLAAAPIPHDLLTAVLRGADENPHAAATAMTEGIRTLESRGLVEEAQDVSGATYSVHALVGRAARVLLRDGTRRQVSQRAVRTLADLLDRTGTDAASRLRTLGLLAHVQAAANLAAPEGWAVDNGQWSLVAQSGRLRSELGDSAGAVDDFRALYASCRASPLCDPYITLRALVGLGAVLQENGALTQARELQERAVEELDALHGRDRFDHPHPDTLWAMNNLANTHQALGDHHTARTLLWETYRGWHGRYGPSARQALTALNNLVIAIGRGPGRHAAPTALRIATCAHERWTNTAGRDARGTVDSLFSIGANHLRLGDAAAALTAFEEVWQRRRSHLGDDHPDTLDARENIITARRRTAS; encoded by the coding sequence GTGACCGTGTACCAGGGTGGCGCTGCTCCAGACCCGGATTCGTTGTACGACGTCTTCCTCTGCTACACGTGGGCGGACGGCAAGGAATGGGCCGACGACATGTACACGGCCCTGAGTGCCAGGGGGCTGGACGTCTTCCAGGACGATCTGTCGGTGCCCGAGTGGGCCGAGGACGAAATGCTGCCGTCGGTGAAGGCGGCCCTCCTGGGCTCACGGGTCCTCGTTCCCCTGCTCACCCCGTGCTTCGACGACAGCGACCACTGCTGGTCCGAACTGCACCTCGCCCTGTCCTGCGGGAAGGCTCTGGGCGGGACCGCGATGCGCCGGATCATGCCGCTGACCTGGAAGGTGCCGCCCGCCAAGGTCAGGCCCAAGGCGCTCAAGAAGCGCAAGCTCACCCGAGAGGGCCGCTCGGTCGAGGAACTGGCGGACCATGTCGCACACGTGGTCGGCGAGGTACGGGAAGCCGACGACCGGCGCTTCGGCGACGCGATGACCGACGGGCAGAGCTGGATCGCCGACGAACTGACCGGCGAGTCCGGATTCGTCGGACGGCGCAAGGAACTCTGGGCCCTGCACGACGCACTGCAGGAGCCCGGCGGGACACTGGACCGCGGTGCACCCATCGTCTCCGTACGGGGACTTGGAGGTTCGGGCAAGACCACCTTGTGCAAGCAGTACGGCCGTTGGGCGGCGCGGGATCATCCCGGCGGTGTCTTCGTCGTCGAACTGTCAGGCAGTGACCCCCTGGGCCGGCACGACTCCGGTGCCGTCCAGGCCGGCTTCCACACGGAGATGCGACGTATCGCGGCACGTCTCTCCCTGTCCGGACGCGCGGGCACCGACGAAGAGTTGAGGCAGCTCGTGGGCCGCCACCTGAGCGGTCTGCCGCCCTATCTCTGGATCGTCGACGACCTCCCCGCCTCCGTGAGCCTGCGCGAGCACCCGTACCTGCTCGCCCCCAGCCCCAATGGCAGGTCACTCGTCACCACCCGCGGCAGCGTCCGCGGCACGAGCCGCACCGAGATCGTTCTGTCCGGCCTGGGCCCGAGACCGGGACTGCGTCTGCTGACCGCACACCGCGGACCGGACCAGGAGGACATCGAGGAACGCAACGCCGCTCGCGGCATCGTGGCGGACCTGCGGGCACACCCCCTCGCTCTGCAGATCACCGCCGGGCTGACGACGGCGGAGGGATTCACCGGCTACCGCTCCCTCCTCGCGGACCTGCGCGAGGACGCCGGGCCCGTGCTCGAACTGGCGGAACACCTGGGCCACGATCTGCCCGCGGAGACCGCCCGCCCGCTCAGCGGAGTCCTGCTGCGCGCGTTCGACGCCCTGCCGGCCCCTGCCGTCCGCCTGCTCGCCGCCGCGAGCGTACTCGCCGCGGCGCCCATCCCCCACGACCTCCTGACGGCCGTACTCCGCGGCGCGGACGAGAACCCGCACGCCGCCGCGACGGCCATGACGGAGGGCATCCGCACTCTTGAGAGCCGAGGACTCGTCGAGGAGGCCCAGGACGTCTCCGGCGCCACCTACTCCGTCCACGCGCTGGTCGGTCGCGCGGCACGCGTGCTGCTGCGCGACGGAACGCGACGCCAGGTCTCCCAACGGGCCGTGCGCACGCTGGCCGACCTCCTCGACCGGACAGGAACCGACGCCGCGTCGAGGCTCCGTACGCTCGGCCTGCTGGCGCACGTCCAGGCCGCGGCGAACCTGGCGGCTCCGGAAGGCTGGGCCGTCGACAACGGCCAGTGGTCCCTCGTCGCGCAGTCCGGACGTCTGCGCTCGGAGCTGGGCGACAGCGCGGGCGCCGTCGACGACTTCCGCGCCCTGTACGCCTCGTGCCGTGCCTCGCCGCTCTGCGACCCGTACATCACGCTGCGCGCGCTGGTCGGGCTCGGCGCTGTCCTGCAGGAGAACGGAGCACTCACACAAGCGCGCGAACTCCAGGAGCGGGCCGTCGAGGAACTCGACGCCCTGCACGGCCGAGACCGGTTCGACCACCCCCATCCCGACACCCTGTGGGCGATGAACAACCTCGCCAACACCCATCAGGCGCTCGGCGACCACCACACGGCCCGCACGCTGCTGTGGGAGACCTACCGTGGCTGGCACGGACGCTACGGCCCGTCCGCCCGGCAAGCCCTGACGGCCCTGAACAACCTGGTGATAGCGATCGGCCGAGGACCCGGCCGCCACGCGGCGCCCACCGCGCTGCGCATCGCCACCTGCGCCCACGAACGATGGACCAACACGGCCGGACGTGACGCCCGGGGCACGGTGGACAGCCTGTTCAGCATCGGCGCCAACCACCTCCGCCTCGGTGACGCCGCGGCGGCGCTCACCGCGTTCGAGGAGGTCTGGCAGCGACGCCGGTCCCATCTGGGCGACGACCACCCCGACACACTCGACGCACGCGAGAACATCATCACCGCACGCAGGAGGACCGCATCGTGA